One genomic window of Sebastes umbrosus isolate fSebUmb1 chromosome 15, fSebUmb1.pri, whole genome shotgun sequence includes the following:
- the LOC119502720 gene encoding integumentary mucin C.1-like isoform X2, whose translation MKILALGFCLLALLALGKTQSSTTANTTSNTPTGSTTTTTSNATTTAATATSTTSPAATITTTTTTAPTTTATIAPTTTTTTAPTTTATIAPTTTTTTAPTTTTTTATAATTTTAPTTATTATTTAAPTTATTAVPTNTTTPNMNNQTTTTTTMSTTQTTTTTTTINGGSEVIASRLLSIVPLLLYALWP comes from the exons ATGAAGATATTGGCTCTAGGATTTTGCTTACTGGCTCTGCTGGCATTGGGAAAG ACTCAATCATCAACTACAGCCAACACTACAAGCAACACTCCAACCGGGTCTACGACTACCACTACGTCTAATGCGACCACCACAGCAGCAACCGCCACTTCAACCACCTCCCCAGCCGCCACTATAACCAC CACTACAACCACCGCCCCAACCACCACTGCAACCATCGCCCCAACCACCACTACAACCACCGCCCCAACCACCACTGCAACCATCGCCCCAACCACCACTACAACCACTGCCCCAACCACCACTACAACCACCGCCACAGCCGCCACTACAACCACCGCCCCAACCACCGCCACAACCGCCACCACAACCGCCGCCCCAACCACCGCCACAACCGCCGTCCCAACCAACACTACAACCCCAAACATGAACAACCAAACTACTACAACAACCACAATGTCAACCACccaaaccaccaccaccaccactacaaTCAACGGAGGTTCGGAAGTCATTGCTTCTCGGCTGTTGTCCATCGTGCCATTGTTGCTCTACGCGCTCTGGCCCTGA
- the LOC119502720 gene encoding integumentary mucin C.1-like isoform X4 has translation MKILALGFCLLALLALGKTQSSTTANTTSNTPTGSTTTTTSNATTTAATATSTTSPAATITTTTTTAPTTTATIAPTTTTTTAPTTTTTTATAATTTTAPTTATTATTTAAPTTATTAVPTNTTTPNMNNQTTTTTTMSTTQTTTTTTTINGGSEVIASRLLSIVPLLLYALWP, from the exons ATGAAGATATTGGCTCTAGGATTTTGCTTACTGGCTCTGCTGGCATTGGGAAAG ACTCAATCATCAACTACAGCCAACACTACAAGCAACACTCCAACCGGGTCTACGACTACCACTACGTCTAATGCGACCACCACAGCAGCAACCGCCACTTCAACCACCTCCCCAGCCGCCACTATAACCAC CACTACAACCACCGCCCCAACCACCACTGCAACCATCGCCCCAACCACCACTACAACCACTGCCCCAACCACCACTACAACCACCGCCACAGCCGCCACTACAACCACCGCCCCAACCACCGCCACAACCGCCACCACAACCGCCGCCCCAACCACCGCCACAACCGCCGTCCCAACCAACACTACAACCCCAAACATGAACAACCAAACTACTACAACAACCACAATGTCAACCACccaaaccaccaccaccaccactacaaTCAACGGAGGTTCGGAAGTCATTGCTTCTCGGCTGTTGTCCATCGTGCCATTGTTGCTCTACGCGCTCTGGCCCTGA
- the LOC119502720 gene encoding integumentary mucin C.1-like isoform X1, with product MKILALGFCLLALLALGKTQSSTTANTTSNTPTGSTTTTTSNATTTAATATSTTSPAATITTSPAVTTTTTPTTTATIAPTTTTTTAPTTTATIAPTTTTTTAPTTTATIAPTTTTTTAPTTTTTTATAATTTTAPTTATTATTTAAPTTATTAVPTNTTTPNMNNQTTTTTTMSTTQTTTTTTTINGGSEVIASRLLSIVPLLLYALWP from the exons ATGAAGATATTGGCTCTAGGATTTTGCTTACTGGCTCTGCTGGCATTGGGAAAG ACTCAATCATCAACTACAGCCAACACTACAAGCAACACTCCAACCGGGTCTACGACTACCACTACGTCTAATGCGACCACCACAGCAGCAACCGCCACTTCAACCACCTCCCCAGCCGCCACTATAACCACCTCCCCAGCCGTCACTACAACCACCACCCCAACCACCACTGCAACCATTGCCCCAACCACCACTACAACCACCGCCCCAACCACCACTGCAACCATCGCCCCAACCACCACTACAACCACCGCCCCAACCACCACTGCAACCATCGCCCCAACCACCACTACAACCACTGCCCCAACCACCACTACAACCACCGCCACAGCCGCCACTACAACCACCGCCCCAACCACCGCCACAACCGCCACCACAACCGCCGCCCCAACCACCGCCACAACCGCCGTCCCAACCAACACTACAACCCCAAACATGAACAACCAAACTACTACAACAACCACAATGTCAACCACccaaaccaccaccaccaccactacaaTCAACGGAGGTTCGGAAGTCATTGCTTCTCGGCTGTTGTCCATCGTGCCATTGTTGCTCTACGCGCTCTGGCCCTGA
- the LOC119502720 gene encoding integumentary mucin C.1-like isoform X3, with product MKILALGFCLLALLALGKTQSSTTANTTSNTPTGSTTTTTSNATTTAATATSTTSPAATITTTTTTAPTTTATIAPTTTTTTAPTTTATIAPTTTTTTAPTTTTTTATAATTTTAPTTATTATTTAAPTTATTAVPTNTTTPNMNNQTTTTTTMSTTQTTTTTTTINGGSEVIASRLLSIVPLLLYALWP from the exons ATGAAGATATTGGCTCTAGGATTTTGCTTACTGGCTCTGCTGGCATTGGGAAAG ACTCAATCATCAACTACAGCCAACACTACAAGCAACACTCCAACCGGGTCTACGACTACCACTACGTCTAATGCGACCACCACAGCAGCAACCGCCACTTCAACCACCTCCCCAGCCGCCACTAT AACCACCACTACAACCACCGCCCCAACCACCACTGCAACCATCGCCCCAACCACCACTACAACCACCGCCCCAACCACCACTGCAACCATCGCCCCAACCACCACTACAACCACTGCCCCAACCACCACTACAACCACCGCCACAGCCGCCACTACAACCACCGCCCCAACCACCGCCACAACCGCCACCACAACCGCCGCCCCAACCACCGCCACAACCGCCGTCCCAACCAACACTACAACCCCAAACATGAACAACCAAACTACTACAACAACCACAATGTCAACCACccaaaccaccaccaccaccactacaaTCAACGGAGGTTCGGAAGTCATTGCTTCTCGGCTGTTGTCCATCGTGCCATTGTTGCTCTACGCGCTCTGGCCCTGA
- the zgc:101785 gene encoding annexin A2, with amino-acid sequence MDPEYFKSYTMSWGTLGTVRPYPNFHSDRDAMELQAALEKKDAVTLVRILSNRSNAQRQLIATTFEEITQKDLATGVKKAVAGDLETLLLELLMPPQQHEAYRLQQAMVGLGTDEETLMEILCTRSAKQLQEINAAYKLLYKKDLEKELSGETSGDFEKLVLALLNKEDVASGVRRDIESLSASLNGKKADVGPWIDILTSRHSDHLDKVLMGLEIQSGQTMDQVLEKRFSGDFRIGLKALVQSIQSPDVFLAKRLASTKTPVMQGIMVSHSEEDLLCIRAAYRKLTGTSLYTALQKQFKGNHLQALLAICRSED; translated from the exons ATGGACCCCGAGTACTTCAAATCGTAT ACCATGAGTTGGGGCACCCTAGGAACGGTGCGACCCTACCCCAATTTCCACTCTGACCGGGATGCCATGGAGCTCCAGGCGGCGCTGGAGAAGAAAG ATGCGGTGACTCTGGTGAGAATCTTAAGCAATCGGTCCAACGCTCAGAGACAACTGATCGCCACGACCTTTGAAGAAATAACACAAAAG GACCTGGCAACCGGTGTGAAGAAAGCTGTGGCTGGAGATCTGGAGACtctcctgctggagctgctgatgCCTCCTCAGCAGCATGAAGCTTATCGCCTGCAGCAGGCCATGGTG ggtcTGGGCACAGATGAGGAAACACTGATGGAGATCCTGTGTACACGCTCCGCAAAGCAGCTGCAAGAAATCAATGCTGCATACAAACTAT TGTATAAGAAGGACCTGGAGAAGGAACTGAGCGGAGAAACCTCTGGAGACTTTGAAAAGCTTGTTTTGGCTTTGTTGAAC AAAGAAGATGTTGCCAGTGGAGTTCGAAGAGATATTGAG TCTCTCTCTGCATCACTGAATGGGAAAAAAGCTGACGTAGGACCGTGGATTGACATACTGACCTCCAGACACTCAGACCATCTTGACAAAG TGCTGATGGGTCTGGAGATTCAGAGCGGACAGACGATGGATCAGGTTCTGGAGAAAAGGTTTTCAGGAGACTTTCGGATTGGTTTGAAAGCTTTAG TACAGAGCATTCAAAGCCCCGACGTCTTCCTCGCCAAAAGACTAGCTTCCACCAAG ACACCAGTGATGCAGGGGATTATGGTGTCTCACTCCGAGGAAGATCTGCTGTGTATCCGAGCTGCCTACCGCAAATTAACAGGCACTTCTCTCTACACCGCTCTACAG AAACAGTTCAAAGGAAATCATCTACAGGCTCTGCTGGCCATCTGTCGATCTGAAGATTAA